From the Elaeis guineensis isolate ETL-2024a chromosome 16, EG11, whole genome shotgun sequence genome, the window TTGACAACGTTTTTATATTTATTTCGCAAAATGTATGTATCAGTCTACTACTATAAAGTAAGCTTTTATATGGTGTCATGTTACTGCGTTTTTTCTGGTTCTGGCTCGAAGCATATATATGGTTATTATTATCCAAGCACTAGCAGACAAAAGTTCGAATCAAGGAAATATGGAACTCGTTGAGCGTACGTTCAGTCTCTTCAGAAAGGGGCGTCTGCTTGCAGCGGATGAAGAGAAGGGGATGGATAGGAAGGGAGTAGGTGGAGAGCAAGTGTTTTGGGGATCTCAAAACATATTCCGAGGGCAAGTGTTTGGTTCCTATAACCTTGGGGAATGGTATTTGGATTAAAATATATGAAGGGGATTTTATAGAGGAGATGGGATATGGGTTGAGATTTTTTATATGTATAGGTATTGGAGAAGGGGAGGAATGATGGCGGGGGGAGAAGGTTGGCAAAGCAATCGGTGGAATGGATGGCGTGGATGGGGGATAGCATGCTTGGTCTGGTGAGAGGGGTTGGAGGTATGGGGGGATGGGGAGGGCGTGTTGAATAATATTTACAGATGTTTCCTCCGCATGTGGCAAGGGTGTCCAGCAGGGGGTATATAGGCTGGCCAAGGATAAATAAAACCAGATGAGTTGCCTTCCAAATATGGACCTCTCCTGTATGTGCAatatgttttttttcttttcttttcttttctttttttaataattttatatcttagaGCAACATCGTTACATCGGAGAGCCAACTATATATGTATCTCCACCCCCTGCGTGTGTTGAAGACTATCGATGAGGCTGAGGGTGTggtccccctccctctctcttccccCATTCAGGTTTCCACAACCAAGTAAATAAGCACACGAGCATATGTAGACATAGTTTTTGTTCTCTCACACACGAGGCATGCTCTGCTCCCTCGTGTTTCCTAAACAAATACACAGCAATCAAGTGATGAGTGGAAAACCCCAATCATTTCTATGGACACATGGTTGCAAGTCTCAAGGTTGGCGAATAGAAAGATCGAATAAGACTTGGATTGAAGTGCGAACAAACATTATCTGCAAATTTTATCCATACcgagatatatacatatatagcctGAACACGGATGGAAAAACAGGTCTCATGACTCATTTATAAcgtaaaaattaatgaaaaatgtCGGATGTGTTTCTGTAATTGGGTTTGCCTCCAATCTGAATTTTGGAATGCTTGGTTACCGTCCATGTTTACCATGAACACGAACATGGCTGTCCCATCTGCTAGCTGCTGGGGTAGCTAGCTTGGCTGGGTGGTTGGTTGCTTTTGGCGGCAGAATGGAGGTTGGTCGCTCGCTGTCCCAGAGATATGTACTctttttagatcatttatctCCATTTTATCTAAGGGCCTGTCTGGATCGAGCCGTCTCATACGAACTTTCATATGATTTTATGGAATGCTCCCGAGATAATACTTGACCTCCGATATATGGACGtctttaattatatattatgtcATATTTGAATCCATATCCATAAATATATATAGCTTCTGCTTCTGCTTCTGCTTCTGCTTCTGCCGCGCATGGAGGCAGAATGGGAGCTAGGGCAAAAGCCCAACACATttaatgaatgttccaactttcCTGGTGCGTCCGACTCATTCATTCTCTTCTCATGTTTGAGGAAACCCAGCCGCAGTGACATGGACGAGATGGCTAAAGAAGAAGAGGGGGGAACACGGGGGCGGGGCCGGGGGCCCCCTCTTTTCATACCGGTCCATCGTGCGCCGTGCGTGTGGCGTCCGTGGTGGCGAGCACGTGTGCTTCCTTTGATATACAGGCACGGAGGGCGCACTAGAAAGTGGCCGAGGCCGATGTCCAAATCGTAGTGTAAGCGAGGCCGGAGAAAGGGGAGAAGGGAAGGCAGGAGGAATGGAGGGGGAGCAGGAAACGAGACGGTCCAAATTCAAAAGGATATGCGTCTTCTGTGGCAGCAGCCAGGGGAAGAAGAGAAGCTACCAGGATGCTGCAGTGGAGCTCGGCAAGGAATTGGTACGCTCTCGTATCACCTTCTCCGAACCTGGTGCGTGCTTCATTTCTAGCTTTCGGTTTCCTTTCCTTGGCTGCTTGTTGCTGCATGGTTCTTGCTCGAGTTTTGACCTTCCGCAGTTTTGCTGCATCTAGAAACTGGAAAGATTACGGTTGATAATGGAGTACATCCTTGGCCATCCTCCCTAGCTTTCCTCGTGCTGAATAGACCAGTAAAATTTGTGTCGCGGGTCTGTCTTCTGATTCATGTTCATCAGCTTCTTGCAAAttggtctctctctctcgttcTGTTTATGTGCGTGTCTCAGAGGCAGAGTAGATTTGTACATTTCGGCACCATGGAGCTACCTCACCAGACGAGATATGTTTTGAAATTTGTGTTGCTATCTTAGGTGACTCAAATGGGTGCACTTTATCTTATCATCGACTCTACCGTGTTATGTTGGAACTTCTCCTATACTTTTTACCTCCTCCATAAAACCTCATGGCTGGAATTCCCGAATGACCTGGATAGCCATCAACCACTGGCTCATTGAATTCATAAAACCTCATTAATGGAACACAGTGAGTAAGCCGCCGGTGAAATAATACATTCTTCTCTCTCCGAAACGTGTATTTAAATACATGCTCCGTGATTCATTCAAGAGTTCTATTCCCCTGTTTCGTTTTCTGACACATGTGGCAACGTGATTTAGAAGGCGGTGCAGGAAGCGCTGGTGAGCTATGACGCGGTTGCGCTAGATCGCAGGGAACGACAGAAATATGTGTTATTATAACGATAACATAACATTCGTATATATGCCTTTTTCCCTTTTCAGGGTGCTGAATGGTTTGGTTGGTTTCAGGTGTCGGGGAACATCGATCTGGTTTATGGTGGGGGTAGTGTCGGTTTGATGGGTTTGGTTTCCCAAGCCGTTCATGATGGGGGGAGGCATGTCATCGGGTGAGTTGATATCCTTGTATGCAATTCATCATCTTATGTTGTTTTCTGGGGAAAAAAAGACAATTATTTATGGAACCAAGTACAATCCTGCGAAAGAAATTTCACGAGCGTTTGGGTTGTTGTTTTGCTCCTCGGCAGCTCATTTCGTAATGTTACTGTCTCCCTATGCATTGCAGGGTCATACCTAAGACTCTCATGCCCCGAGAGGTATGTCGGCTATTATGACTAGAAGACATTCTTTCTTTTCTGATAAATTAATAAACCCCTTTCTGCTTTCTTGGCAGATAATAAATAAACCCTTTCGTATTAAAGAAACCTTCTCATCTCTCCCTCGAACACATTTCATCGTCTGCCGGTTTTGACTCCTGCTACTTGCTGCTGagttaaaaattattgatgaattttgaTCTTCTAGTTGTTTTCCCCTCTTTTGTATTGTTTTATCGTCGGGAAATAACGTGGCCGTCTTATATCCGTATGGAGTTTTTCAAAGGCTTCCGGGGATCTGCTGCCCTGATATCAGGGATAACTATTTTTAAGCTTCTTCCCCCTTGCCGCTGCTGAGTTGTGGTTATATATGACAAAAACAACATGAATGGGTCGTTTTCACTTTTTACCTTACATTTTGGTTCGAGTCCATGACCATTTCTTTATTCAGATTCTAAAAGCGCTTTCAGTTTTCTATTTTGAATTTTGACTGCATCTCTGTGTTTTTTAGAGCCTTCGGAGAGGCTGGTGATTGATTAGGTCTTTCCACTTTCCTTGACCTGCCACATCCGACATTGCTTCTCTGCACAGTATCTATTAAAAAGCCTTTTGGAAAAGGTTTACAGCCTtaccatatgtgtgtgtgtgtgtttggggGACTGGGATGGTGTATTTGAGACCGATCATCAATGGGATATATTATGTAAAacattttccttctttttttttttttgttggtgggGGTCTTTGTTGCTTCCTTTTTGCAGATTACGGGGGAAACTGTAGGAGAAGTGAAGGCTGTTGCAGATATGCACCAAAGGAAGGCGGAGATGGCTAGACAATCTGATGCCTTCATCGCCTTGCCTGGTTAGTGTATAAACCTGTGGATTTCCATCTGCCATAACTAGAGTTCCAAGGCAAATCAAGGAAGAAAAAGACATGATTAGTAGTCCCtccttttatcataaaaaaaaaaaagaaagattagtACTCCCTTCCCACATAATGACATAGACTTCAGATGGCCTTTTCTCAAAAACCTACATTTAAATGCAGTGAAATAAGAGATAAGCAGAAACCTACATTGGAAATTCTCGTGCTATTTCAGCTTCGGGGGATGATTTTGTTTTTATTGTTGGCATGTCCGGCGagctttttttttccctccttttTTCATTTTAACAAAGTCTacctatcttttttcttttcttttggagaTTCAGAATTTCCATCACGGTTTTAAATAATAGCATTATAGCTGTTATAGTTTTGGCCACTCCCATTATGTTTTTGGGATAAATAACTTGGAAAACTATAATAGCTGTTATTGTTCATTATTTTCCATTATAATGGACTGTCATAACATGCATAATAGCCATTTCGTGCgctcttttttaaataaaaatatttttaaattttaattttttctcaagaTTCCCTCCAAAAATAATTGTACAACTCCAAAAtgtattattttatctataaaaaaaaagaaagacatgcTAACGCCTTATTACTCATTATTTGTACCACAACACCACTATAATAGCCATTTATTCAGTGATTATTTAATATTAGTCATTTAAAAATTTGCTTTTTAAGACAACTAGTGGGTGTATGGAACTATTATAACAGGATTGATGTGTTATTCAAAACCTTGAATTCTATGGCTAAATTCAAGGAAAAAAATATTCTAGTCTCTTTTCTCGCAATTTTatgttagaaaaaaatatattggggAGCCATCACTTGGTGCAATCATAAAAGGTTTGAGTTGACAAGTGCAATGGCCCGAACTCGAGTCATGGGGCAGCCACTTTGTGAGGAAAAAAACTACCAAAGGTTATTAGTTCTGTGTGCCTCGCCCAAGATCTTGAATTGTTGGGACCGTAACTGGATCATGACCttgtttttctcttctctcaattgtcTGTCTGTTGGACACCGTTGATGTGTGCAAGATCTTCAGAAGTTCTTAAGACATTGCCATTACCTTAAAGTGTGGCTTTGGTTGATTTGTCTcaactttatttatttttaacaaaATAATCCTGCCAAACCTTTCGATTGTCTGCTAATATGCTTCACTGACGTTCTTATTTTCAGTAAAGATTTCAAGTTTTGGTTATCTAAATATCAAATAGGAAGGATTTTCCAATAGTTGGTATTTGGCAAGAGCAGGGAAAAGTGGTTCTTTCGATCAAAAAAGGGGATATTGCTTTCTATGGCTCTATTTAAAATGTCAATAAAACCACCGTCATTGTCGCATATTCTTTTTCTACAATGAGCCAAGATAAACCCACATAAAGAGAAAATGTACTTGCATGGTAGAAATAGCATGTCCCATTAGTCTTAAAACAAAGCACTGTTCATCAATTTCTGCCACTGAAAATTGACAATTCCTGATGAACGCCCAACATGTTCTTTGATTGGATAAGATGGTATGATTACTTTTAGTATGCCATACTTTCGTATGCTGAATCTGCCGGAACATGAAGTGTATTTGATGTCTTCTCTGTACAAAATTGGCATTACTAGAATATCCTAATACTTGAGATTTTGACTATGATTAGCTTCATATCATGAGTTATCTTGAGAACTTAGTGTTACAGATcttaataattcaaatttatacagCTTACAGAGAAGTTCAAAGGACTTCTCTCGGTTGACTATCATGACAATTTAGATAATAGCCTTATCCCATGATAATTGAAATGACTACAGCAGAAAAATTACGTAAAAATAACTGAAGTTTTTCTAGTATTATTAGATTGGTGGCTCATTATATCACAGAGCTGATTAAGATTTTAATGCAGGAGGATATGGAACTCTTGAAGAGCTGCTTGAAGTGATAACATGGGCTCAGTTAGGCATTCATGATAAGCCGGTAATGACTTTTTAGtgtcattttaattattttaatgagAGTTCCTTTTATTAAGTGAGAAAAATGAGTTAAGGAGATGATTCAGCCTTGCTTCTTTACCTATTAACAATAAAATTAACAAGAATACAGCATCATCTCTTTAAAGGAAAGAAATTAAGATATACTAGCTTTACAAAAGTTGTTTGGACTGGAGAATCAGTTCTGATGGCAAGAGCACTAAATATAGTTATGAAGGGCATCAAGAAGATATAAAGACTAATTGGTGTTCTTAGACATGGATTCAATTTTCATTCCTTTTGCCCTAATTTTGTGATGCTTTCACCTTTGACCTTCTCTACCTCTGTTTTTTGTTCGTGGGGGTAAAGACCTTATTTATCCTTAACCACAGTGTGAAATAGGTTACTATGAAAATTGTGCATTTGCAAATTAATTGTGCCATCATGAGAGTGATTAATTAAAGAAACCATGAATGCATTGCAAAATTTAAGTTGCTCTCATATTCTTTCAGTCGCTAGTTGTGTATGAATTCATGTGGTTCGGCATTGTCACTTGATTTTCTGTGTTTTTATAGTTTAGAAGCTTTTCCAGCCAACCTGAAAAAAGAGTCGGATTTCTTGATGCTTCTATTACAAATCAATGCAGATCTTGTTTGAAAGTCTCAGGACTAGTTAAGATACCGGTTTTTGTtgaattgatttaaaaaatttttggctCTATCAGCACTAGTTATTGTTGTCTACATTGTTACATGCCGGCATGCTTGCTTCCCGGTTTTGCATTGTGAGTTAATCCATCCACTCACATGCAAGCAGCATGCACATGCATGCACAAGAACACATATATAAcaaaatcaaatattgaatttgaAGATATGATCAAATATGCATATTGAGTTCTCAAGTTCATggtgacttcttgtgaatattcAATGAGTAATTATACGTTGATTGACACAGGTATACTAC encodes:
- the LOC105033418 gene encoding cytokinin riboside 5'-monophosphate phosphoribohydrolase LOG3, which encodes MEGEQETRRSKFKRICVFCGSSQGKKRSYQDAAVELGKELVSGNIDLVYGGGSVGLMGLVSQAVHDGGRHVIGVIPKTLMPREITGETVGEVKAVADMHQRKAEMARQSDAFIALPGGYGTLEELLEVITWAQLGIHDKPVGLLNVDGYYNSLLSFIDKAVEEGFINPNARHIIVSAPTAKELVKKLEEYFPRHERVASKLNWEMERLGYSSKHEISR